The Aspergillus fumigatus Af293 chromosome 5, whole genome shotgun sequence nucleotide sequence ACTGCCTCCATGAGTGGCCACATTGTGAATTTCCCGCAGATGCAGGCCGCCTACAACGCTGCCAAGGCGGCTGTGATCCATCTTTGTAAGTTTGGCTGGCTGGAATGATATTCGTGAAACCGTTGCTCATACAGCCCAGGCAAATCTCTTGCCGTGGAGTGGGTCAAGTTCGCCCGTGCCAACACCGTCTCTCCCGGCTACATCGCTACAGAGATCTCCAACTTCGTGCCTCAGGAGACCAAGGACATCTGGAAGGACAAGATTCCTATGGGTCGTGAAGGTCGTGCTGAAGAGCTGAAGGGTGCCTATCTCTACCTGGCTTCGGATGCTGCCAGTTACACCACCGGTGCTGACCTCGTTGTCGACGGTGGTTACTGCGCACCATAAACTTGGTCAGTTGGGTTTTAGCATTTCCTGACTTTGTGCGGTATTTGAATTGGATAGAGTATATACATATAGACGAATGAACGTGCATATACCATTCCAAGTGGTTCAGGCTATCTGAAGGTATCCGTACTGGCATCAAAGGATAATCCGCACGAGTTCGGATGAGTCGTCATTTGCTCCAAAATCATTGGTCCTGCAAGGACCCTGAGCTACTAATAGTATCCCTTGTAGTAGACCAGCTCCCGCATGATATTTCCGCTCTATTCTAACCATCTGCACTGCGTTAAGCGCGGTAGCCGGTAGGCTTATTGCCTCGCCATACACCGCATGAACAGCTAGCTCACGAACACACGGTTCATCACGCATGACCTATCACCGCCTCGATGCGTCTAACAGTCCGATCCACAAAACGATCTATCGATGCAGACAGCCCTCGCCCGTTGTCGATACGGTGCTGGAGGTCTCGTTCCCACGTTGCTACAGGCGGAGAGGGAGGCTCAAGGATGTACTCGAGCAGTAGAGACGTTTGCGGATCAAAGTATTTGGCTAGAGGGTCGTCGTCGCTGACTGCTTCTAAGGTAGAGTCTGGATCAGTTGAGCTAAGCTCAATCGCTTCCTCGCTTGCAGGATTGGGGTACATGGTCAGCAAGTGTTGTGAGAGAGTTGTGATTTAGTGCTTACATCTTAGCAGTGGGTTCTTCATTGTTTACTTGGATGTAGGCCCATCGCTGATACAAGGGTCTTGGAAGGCAGAGTGACAAGGTGCGTGATACGCTCTTCCAGTGTCGACAGAGCAAGAAAATACATGAGAGTAACAGGCAGATGGCGGGAAAGAGATTGATGAATAATGGGCCGGACATGACTCTGGCTTCGGACAAAGAGAAGAGGTGCTTTCGATGGTGATTAGGAGTTTTGTTTACTCTTCATTTGCAGAAAGTATTGCTGCTGAGGATAATGGCATTCACTTTGCCGTGTATTCTGCTGGTCTACCTACTCATGTAACACTTCAACTCCATGCAGTAATGATACATGAGACTCAAATTCAGACGAGAGATATGGCCATGCAGCTAAACCTTGCCCTTTCGATCTGAGACATAAATTTCAGAACAATGGTAGTTATCTAGCCTGTCTCTGCAGTGCTGCAATTACAAGTGAGACGCCACTTTCTACAAAGGTCTTTCATAGCAGTTATATGGACCACGTAACACACAGCCCCTCACCTATCTTAAAAGAGAATGATTCAAAAGGCTAACTTCACTAGAGAGAACCTGGTTGCTTATTGTTTTGTATACATTGACCCTCCTGCCCTTCTAGCTGGACCTGAActccagaagaaagaaaccAGTAACCACGTAGCACAtactatttctttttttagTAAGACACCTACATGACCTCATCAATCTTATCAGAAACATCTTTCAATGATTTTCCCCACCAGACATGACTGCAGCGCCTAATATCTACAGGATAACTGTTTGTCTGATGGTCTAGGGCACGTGCATGTGACAGCATCAACCCCATCGATCAACTGACTTGCCCAATACAAGAAACCAAGAATGCGCACAGCAGCTAAGCTCATGACTACAGCAAGCAGCCTGATTCAAATCAAGTGATGGTGTCACATTTCTTGCATACAATGAagacatcatcgtcattgtcTGCAGTATTCAcatctatatataatgcAGCTTCCGCTGCATCGTATGTACATGGATCCGATCCTAGATTGGCCACTGAAGAATGGATCATAAAATGGGTATACACATATAATGGATGAATGCATACTGCTCAATATGCCAGCTCCAGACCccgaagaacaagaaatGGCAAGTCCCCAAACCAAATTAATGCAACGCAGACTAACATACGGAGCACACAGAACTCCTCCCTGGACGAAGCCCTCCACTGCACAACCTGTAAACTCACCCAACTCCCCCGCGCATCCCTCCTCAACGCCCTCGCCACAGGCCTCTACAATCCCCACCGCGACCCGCCGTTCCTGCACCCGCACACTGCAGAGATAGATGGCGTATCCCCGCGAACGATACCCCCAGCGCCGAAGGTACCAGGATATCGAAGGCTGATGACGCCGGAGCAGCACGAGAGCTACAGTACTGTTTTGGGGGAACTGGCGGAGCGAGAAGCGGgcagaagggaagaaggcgaaggcgaaggTGAAGGCGGGGCGCTGTTCGCGCGGTACATGCTTGATTTCCATATCCATGTGCATTATCTCTCGCGGCGGGGGCTGTTGACGCTGTGTcgggatgtggaggaggttCATGAGATGCggcggtggaggtggagggtTGCGTTGGTGGATGATGCGCTTGCTGGCGTGGAGTATCCGGGGAAGGGATGTGGAAAGAAGAGAGGGGTAAGGCTGCCGAACGAGAATCCGCATCTTTCGATGTATCAGATGGCGCTGTGGAGGCGGAAGTGGATGGCGCGGCGGCAGCGGGTGGACGAGGTGCGGCTCAAGTGGGCGGCGATTGTCGAGGAAAGACGAAGGCAAAGGGCCGCTGCAGCCAGGACAATCAAAGTGAGGTTGCATTGTTCGCGGGAGGGATATAAGACCTTCATCCGTGAGGTTGAGGTCGAGGGTGGTACGTTTGATCAACGAGGTACAACTTGAATAAGACGAGATTTTGTCCAACAAGCTGCCATTGAAACGCTTTTAGGAAACATTGCCCTACGTACAGAGCATTTGCAGTCAACGCTGGTAGGAAGACCGAACGGGACATACGAATGAATGACACCAACTGCATGCCGGGCCCCGAAGAGAATGAAAGAGACTAAAACACGGCTGAGAAACCAGAACAACGCCGAATCTTGCGTACCTTGTATAACCAAACAAGCTATGCGGATATCAATTGACAAAGAAAACCGATATACGAAAAGTGAAGTCTCGAATCGTCAAAGTGTCAGAAAGGTATActgcaaaagaaaagagaatcCAGCTCAAAGAGACGAGACGCAAGACGTGTTCGGATAGTACCGGCGGTAGTGAAAATCGTTTCCAGGTGTACTCTGTGCGCCAAGTGCATCCTGGACAGTACCTGCTGTAGCACAATTCTTGGACAAGGCACCATGGCCTCAGTCAATTCGTTacaccttctcctccgttCCCCCCATCGTAACATCCTGGGATCCTTCACGTATCGGCTGCTTGACATCGACCGGGTACTGCTCCCGATGGGAGTCAGGCGGTTGCATACCATCCGGTTGCTTGCTGTCCCTCTCTGGGCGTTTCTTGCCCAGTCTTTGGCACCAGAGCTCAGCACTAACGAGGGTATCGTTGACCACACCGCTAACCTGTGCCATCATGTCCAAACCCTCCTGCGCCAGCACCAAAATGCGGTGAGCGCCGAGTGTTGCGTCTGAGCTGGATGCAGAGGAGTCGGGAGGAGGCTTGGACGTCGAGGCGACCTGGAACCGGTGCGGCAGGGAAGTCAGATGGCGACGGACCAGGTTGCGCGCGTTCTCCGGTAGAGCTCCGCCGGCATACTTGGAGACGACATCGACGACCTGTTTCAAGGTCGAGAGGACATCCTCCTTGACAGCCTGGATACGCTGCGACAACAACGAGGCGTCACCCTCGCCGTTCTCCCGTTTAGTGCTATCCCATTCCTTGAGCGCGCCCTGGAGAGCGATGATGGCCTTGCCCAGCCGACCGTTGGCCCACCGCAGCCAAGTCAGGCAGTATTGCAAACTGCGTAGGGACTCCTCGCTCATGGCCACGCCCAGGCCGGAGGTGGAGATCATCAACCGACTCTGCCAGGTGGCCGGACTCTGGCGAGACGATGGCCGGCCGATCTCCTCATAGTTCGGCGACTTGTTGTCGTCATATGGCGGAAGAGGCTCGGAGTGCGACAGATCCGACGAGCTGCGCGTCCGCTGGGAGTCCATGGCGTCGTTGTCGCCTGCGAGCCCCTTCTCCACGTCCACGTCTtgcggctgctgcttctcacCACTTACTTTCCGTCTTTTGTTCGCCGGGTCCGAGGAATTGGATTCGCGCCGCTGCAGTGCCCAACGGAGACCGCTCTCCACACCGGTCTTGCGGCCTACGGTTCCGACAGTGTTGGCAACGGGGGAGCCGATGTTGCGCTCGATAAACTCGGCGCCAGACTTGAAACGCGGCGAGTAGGACTTGGACGACGTATATGCAGACATAGACCCGTTGATCGCCGAGGAGATCAGCGGATGGGTAGAGGTAAGCAGAGAGAGGAGGGGTTCCGGTTGGGGCTTGGAGTCGGACGGGACATTGGAGGGATTGTTTTGCGTTGAAGTCCGAGGGGATGAATGTCCGTAATCTGCAACGCAATCAATGATCTTGTCAGCCTGCCATTGACAGCCAAGAGGCGGGGATATATTACCCGCACGGAGCCCCTCAAGCGCCTGAGCTGCCTCTATATCATCCATGGAGAGAACACTGGTGGCCCGACGAGAGCGCTCGTCGGCCACGGAATGATTATCGACGTCCATCATGGAGGATGGAACATGCTGAAGCGAGGAGAAAGCGGTAGCAGGGGCGgagaggggggaggaggcggatGAAGAGGAGTGGGAGGAGGGCGTTTGcgatgtggtggtggtggtagcGGCGTCTCGGCCAGACGATACGAGACGGGCTTCCATGAGAATAGCGCTGTTTGCTGGTGTTATTTTTTATGATCCCAATGGAAGACTGGGGTATCCCGGAGCAGAATTAGTCCTAGATAGCACTACTAGGATCTTCCGAAGTCGGTCCTCCGTATCGACTTGGCAGAGGCACTACAACTATGTAGTAGACTGAACCAGCCGTGGTGTTCGTCCTGGATAGGAATGTGATTGACGATCACAGACACCCCTAATAGTTAAAATGGGAGATAAGAATGGCCAGCAGCCCAGCACAAGCATAGCATGAGTGGGAAATGAGGATTCAGTCGTGGGCGGTGATGGCGCCGAGTGACTGATCAGAATCAGAATCCAAGACTGCTGCTTTTCACGTGAAATGAAGCGAGAGTGGCCCAACAGAGTATGTCCGGTCAAGATTGGGATTCCAAGAAGGAAACTGGACCCGAATTTACTCTCTTGTCAATTATGACTACTCTAACTCCTAAAGCATCCTTAGACTGGACATGCATCGCTTCAGCTGCTCAGCAGCACCGTCTAGTAGCAGGGACAAGCCCATGCCCATCCTAAAATAGGCTGAATCCCTCTCCACAATCTTCACTTTCAGCATGGTTCAGGATCGTCATCGACCCCCCCAAAACGGATCCCTCGACGACAGTCTCGCTGTGATTGATGGATCCTTGCAAGTCCGTCAGCCTGTCCATCACATGCTGGTATTTTCGGTATTATGGACTGCCTCTGATTGAACCTTGCCCCTTGTCTCGAGTTTTGTGCCCCAGCACTTTTTGCTTCTGATCCTCAACGATTCCCGTTTCTGGCAACCGCTGTGACATGTGATCGCGCTGTAATGCCGCCTGACCGCCTTCTAATTCTGGAGAATACTGGCACGTGTTCGTGTTCCTCAAGGCGGTGAGGCAACGAGGCAACAAGGCACGAAGGCATCAATGGTTTATATGAGTTTCTCCGTAGATGCCTAGTTTTTGCATCATGCCCATACCTAAGAGAGTTCCGGAGAGAATCCAAACTTGTGTACACATACCCTAGAGAATGGACAAAATACGTAAAAGTAGTTGATTACTCCACAGAAAGCCCGTCCTCCTCGGCGTCCTCATATGCTCCAGGCATGTGCATCCCATACAGCATGGCTTCCACGgcttcttccccttcatattcgtctccatcatcaagctcctcaCCAACAGCATCCTTCGCCGTAAGTTGGCTGATCGCCTTGTGATTGACCCGGTAGCAAGCCAAAATTTCATTGGTCACCGACCGGGACGGCAGGTTGCTCGCCTTGATCTGGCAGAGGATCTCACCAAAGGCATGGATTGTGAAACTGGCATGGCTATGCTTCCGGTACGTGTACGAGGCCAACAGCCGAAGCCATTCATTCTTGCTATGTCGCCACATATGGATCATCGGATGGTCGCCAAGGGACGGCGGAGGGATCTTCCGCGCTTCCTCTGCCGCCTGGCGCGCAAGGGGCGAGAAGGAATTCTCCCCTGAAAAAGAGCTGATCCATTGGCTGTAGAGCCTTTCAACCTCCCGCTCGGCATACTTGAACGCAGCGCGGAGCTGCCCGTGCTCGCTTGTCCCTTGCTTCTCGATCTCTGCTTCCCGCTGGGCCTCGTTCCATGGGCGGACGAGATCTTCATCCCGATCATACACGCTGTCGTCCTCCGGAAAGGCTCGCTGCAAGTCTTCAAGCACTGCATGCCGCTCCTTACGAGCTACCTCGAATTTGAGGTAGTCTATGATGCTGGTTTTCTTGGGTTTGCGTCCCGCGTTCTTATACGCGGGGACCTCTCGCGCCTTGGGACTGACCTTCTTCCGGTATTGCTGCCAGGCCTGCTCTGACAGGTGCACCCCTCCTTTGCGGCCATCGACCAGATGGCTAAGCAGACAGGCCAGCTCCTTGGCTCTGGCCGAGTCAATCGACTCGTCGTATGCAATCTTCTCGTGCTCTACGGTGCATCGGCCTAGATTCGAGGTCGTCAGGTTAAAAGTAAAGGCACTCTGAAGAAACTCGTCCGTCGACTGTATGTCCCTCATGGACACCGGATGTTTTGTGAGTCCAAAATGCTCTGGCGGGTACTCCTCTGTAGGCAGGTCGGAATTTTGAAAGCGCTGCACAATGTTCTGGTCCCAGCATATCCACGGCGTATCTCCATCGTAGTCGCCACCAGACAGCATATGTGCCAGTGGAATGTCACCCGTAGTGGGAAAGACGATGACATCCTTGAAGTGCCGAAGCTCCGTTTTCCACACAGCTCGTCGACGCTGGATATCAGAGGGTACGTGCGCAGGGAGACGACCGACCAGAACGTCCACGCCGTCAAGGAGGTTGTCCTCGAATTGGCCCCGGGCATCGCGCCAGTTGTTCGAAAACCCGAAATGCACCTCGTCCTCTTTAAGAACCCCGTACGGGTCTGCAATGCAGAAGGCATAAGTGGAAAGTGGGACTTCGATATGTAACTCATCCACATAGCGGTCAAGCAAGTCTCTCAGACATCTTCCCAGCCGCCTGCGTAGGGGGTAAAAGCTCCGTGGAGCGAACCCAGCTTCGGTAAGCCTGATGATGGCTTCCGCATCGTTAGCAGTCCACTGCTCCAGACGCTTCATCCTCTGGTTTATCCCCGATAAGCCGTCATCGGCCATGGgcttgatcttctggatAAGGCTACGGCATAATGCAGCGCTGTTAGACTCCAGCACACTGGCAAAGTCTTGAGAAATCGCCCTAATGCCAGCTCGGGTGAGCTCAGCAATGTGTTCCCTGACCTGGCCACCATGCTCGAGGATGGCAAGCAACTGGGTGTTCAGTTCCACCGGGTGCAAGGGTTTGGACCACTTGACCACCTCAAATGTGAgtttctcatcatcaaccggTCCCCGCCACGCCTGGGGATGCGGCTGGATTTTCAACTGGGAGTCTGATATCTGGATCCAGAAATCATCACCCCCTCCAGAAATGCCAGAGTTGTGGCGGTCCACCATCCATAGCCCTTTGGCACCCGCAATCCTTCCCTGGAAAGCGCTAGGGGTGTTTCCAGTAATTCCTAACTGATCACAGATTGCATTAGCTAAAGGTCTAGACATGAGAGCGCAACCATCGTTCATGACTGGACGGTTCGGTACATCTCTGAGGTGCAAGATCTGCCATGGTTTCAAGGTAACTGTAGCATAAGTTTTGGACAGACCTAGGGAGATCCGCTGAAACAACTTGCAGTTGGACTGATTTACATTGGCCTCCAGGGGCATGTGCCAGTCTATCAGCGCTTCTAGACTCATCGGTGTATGATTATCGCTGTCTTGGCCCTGAGGAGCAATGGATGGCACCGTGCCCGGGCTGTGTCCAAAATCGACACCATCGATTGCAAAGAACTCCACTCTGAACCTTGGCTCGGTCGTCTTGACTTTGCGCTTTGTCTTGACATCTTCCACGTAGAAGGGCCGCCATGTCCGCCCTAGGCATCGATGGACATGCTGGGTGAGCCACAGGGCTAGACTCTCACGCAAAAGTGTTGGATGCGAGCTGAAGCGTAAATGGCGTGGCGGCCGTGCCGGCGCAGGCATTGTCAAGCTGAGATATCGATCGGATCCAAAGCGTCGACGAAACCGGCAGGTTCGCTCCGTCTTGAGGGGATTCAACTTGAATTTGAGGATGCCCGGTTCCGACTCACTGCACCAGTCCAGGTCGCCTGAGAGGATGACGACCTCCGAGTGCTTGTCCGTCTTGAATGAACCAGTAACCGCTTCCCATGCTTTACTAGTCGACTTTTCTGGGAGTGGCTTCCCACATCGCTGATTATGGCCTTCAATCCACTTCCAAAACTCACCATATGATTTGAAGGACATGCTGCTCCCAACTAGCATGCGGCCCAAAGGCACACCCCATGCTCTACCAACCCGTTCCAGCTCGTACCGATATCGCAGAGGAATCGACTTTGGAAATGGTTGGTCTAGTGAGAACGGCCCACTGTGCAGAAGCTGTTCCATGATTCGTCCCTCAATTGAATGAGGggcttcttcaggaggaGTTTCAGTCATCGGGCCTATATCATCTATGGTCACGTCCAACTCGTGGCTGATCAGATGCCCCACAACTGAATCTTCATACATAGAATCAGAGTCGACCATGGGCTCAGTAACGTCGGTAACCGTCGAGGTGAAGGAAGTATCAAGCTGGCGCCTGGATTCACGGCCAAATGACGTGGCAACACTGGAGAAGGTAAAGCTCAGTCCTGCATGTGCACTCGGCGCCGTGTCGTATCGATGAACATTGTCTGGAGCGGTAAGCTTCTCGAGAAATCGGGATGGTTCTTTGCCTCTATCCAATGCCATAGGGGTCTTAAAGACATGGACGGACTCGTTGACCATTAGCGAGGAACCGGTGTTCCAATTGTCTCTGTCAGTAGCTAGGGGCTGaagctcatctccatctacaGCGACGTGATCTTGAACGGTGGGGTTCTTCACAGGCGAGTTGGGCGCGGTGTGATactcttcgtcatcctcctcttcttcagggATTCTTCTCTTAGGTGGCCTGAGCACCGTACTTGGTGATATTTGCATACGATTGTCATCCGCACAGACGCGGACCGACCCTCTGCTCAGCAAGTATATTTCGTCATCCACGAGCTTCAACAGATACTCAAGGCGCTCGTTCTTCTCATGCGTAGAGATGACGGTGGCATCCTCGACCATCAATTGATCCCTTCTTGACAAAGCTGAGCGACTCTGCGATATACGGCCCACGCCACTGTGCGTTCTCAAGTGCGACGTTGGGCGAGAATGGACCCATTCCTCGAAATCATTCAAGATCCGGCCAAGGCCAACCTCGCGATTGAAGTAGAGCCGTTTGAGGCCTTTATACGTGCGCCATCGAGGCGTCTGCTCATTGCGACCAACTGACGGCGAATAGATTCGAGGATTGGGGATTTCAAGATGGAACTGTTGATTGAGGATTTCGATCAATTGATATAGCTCTTGCCCGCTCTTGACAGGAGTGCGGGGGATGGCCATGTCTTTGTCCGACGAGAGGTAGCCTCAGCTAAGGAATCCATCCAAGTTGATATAAGCTTGTCAATGGGAAGAATTCGGCGTTGCCTTGACTGTGCTTTTAACGACAGGCAGTTGTCAATCGAATTCAGGCTCACAGAATGGTAAGGAGTCCAATTTTCGTCCTATACTCTGTAATCGAATGGACGAAACAGATGATGGTATGATCCCGAGGGAATGATCATTATCaagagaacaagaaaaggacaGTCAGTGTCCATCAACTGAGATTGCAGACTCCAGAGCAGAGTGCAGAAAGTACATGGTTAGTTCGATCAATTCTAGTCGACTGCGGGAGTGGGGGGGGGATTAATCGCCTGATACATAAAGCACTACTCGTATAGCTTAATACTCTCTTTGTGTTGACAGCAATAGAAAGTACCTTAAAATTTTCAAGAAGCTTACCTATCATTGCCATCGCCCAATTATCTGACAGTCTGTCCCTTGCTTCATGCAGGAGAACAAAGAGAGTTGACAGTGTCCTATGATTTCCATGATCTATACGAGCGATTGCGCGCCTCTGTCCATTCCCAGCAAATCATGTTTCTCAGACATTGGCGACTTCTGCTGCAGGTTAATCATGAGGTGTCAGAGAAAATACATAATCTAATTTACTTTTTCTTAA carries:
- a CDS encoding putative clock controled protein (Ccg-8), which gives rise to MEARLVSSGRDAATTTTTSQTPSSHSSSSASSPLSAPATAFSSLQHVPSSMMDVDNHSVADERSRRATSVLSMDDIEAAQALEGLRAGNISPPLGCQWQADKIIDCVADYGHSSPRTSTQNNPSNVPSDSKPQPEPLLSLLTSTHPLISSAINGSMSAYTSSKSYSPRFKSGAEFIERNIGSPVANTVGTVGRKTGVESGLRWALQRRESNSSDPANKRRKVSGEKQQPQDVDVEKGLAGDNDAMDSQRTRSSSDLSHSEPLPPYDDNKSPNYEEIGRPSSRQSPATWQSRLMISTSGLGVAMSEESLRSLQYCLTWLRWANGRLGKAIIALQGALKEWDSTKRENGEGDASLLSQRIQAVKEDVLSTLKQVVDVVSKYAGGALPENARNLVRRHLTSLPHRFQVASTSKPPPDSSASSSDATLGAHRILVLAQEGLDMMAQVSGVVNDTLVSAELWCQRLGKKRPERDSKQPDGMQPPDSHREQYPVDVKQPIREGSQDVTMGGTEEKV
- a CDS encoding RNA dependent RNA polymerase, with the translated sequence MAIPRTPVKSGQELYQLIEILNQQFHLEIPNPRIYSPSVGRNEQTPRWRTYKGLKRLYFNREVGLGRILNDFEEWVHSRPTSHLRTHSGVGRISQSRSALSRRDQLMVEDATVISTHEKNERLEYLLKLVDDEIYLLSRGSVRVCADDNRMQISPSTVLRPPKRRIPEEEEDDEEYHTAPNSPVKNPTVQDHVAVDGDELQPLATDRDNWNTGSSLMVNESVHVFKTPMALDRGKEPSRFLEKLTAPDNVHRYDTAPSAHAGLSFTFSSVATSFGRESRRQLDTSFTSTVTDVTEPMVDSDSMYEDSVVGHLISHELDVTIDDIGPMTETPPEEAPHSIEGRIMEQLLHSGPFSLDQPFPKSIPLRYRYELERVGRAWGVPLGRMLVGSSMSFKSYGEFWKWIEGHNQRCGKPLPEKSTSKAWEAVTGSFKTDKHSEVVILSGDLDWCSESEPGILKFKLNPLKTERTCRFRRRFGSDRYLSLTMPAPARPPRHLRFSSHPTLLRESLALWLTQHVHRCLGRTWRPFYVEDVKTKRKVKTTEPRFRVEFFAIDGVDFGHSPGTVPSIAPQGQDSDNHTPMSLEALIDWHMPLEANVNQSNCKLFQRISLGLSKTYATVTLKPWQILHLRDVPNRPVMNDGCALMSRPLANAICDQLGITGNTPSAFQGRIAGAKGLWMVDRHNSGISGGGDDFWIQISDSQLKIQPHPQAWRGPVDDEKLTFEVVKWSKPLHPVELNTQLLAILEHGGQVREHIAELTRAGIRAISQDFASVLESNSAALCRSLIQKIKPMADDGLSGINQRMKRLEQWTANDAEAIIRLTEAGFAPRSFYPLRRRLGRCLRDLLDRYVDELHIEVPLSTYAFCIADPYGVLKEDEVHFGFSNNWRDARGQFEDNLLDGVDVLVGRLPAHVPSDIQRRRAVWKTELRHFKDVIVFPTTGDIPLAHMLSGGDYDGDTPWICWDQNIVQRFQNSDLPTEEYPPEHFGLTKHPVSMRDIQSTDEFLQSAFTFNLTTSNLGRCTVEHEKIAYDESIDSARAKELACLLSHLVDGRKGGVHLSEQAWQQYRKKVSPKAREVPAYKNAGRKPKKTSIIDYLKFEVARKERHAVLEDLQRAFPEDDSVYDRDEDLVRPWNEAQREAEIEKQGTSEHGQLRAAFKYAEREVERLYSQWISSFSGENSFSPLARQAAEEARKIPPPSLGDHPMIHMWRHSKNEWLRLLASYTYRKHSHASFTIHAFGEILCQIKASNLPSRSVTNEILACYRVNHKAISQLTAKDAVGEELDDGDEYEGEEAVEAMLYGMHMPGAYEDAEEDGLSVE